TCGATGTTTGAAACTCATTCCataaactttgttttttcttttgagccCCCTAAgagtgagattgtcaaaccAGTAGAAGTTATACATTGATCTTAAAGAGTCTAAGCCTAAGAATCCTAACCTCCCTAAGGATAAGTTGCATGATAGACTTTtgtgggtttgtcatttttgtggaaagactgAGCATATTTGCCCAAACTATTTCAAATTGCAAGTTGCAAAGTGCACAAATAAGCCAAAAGTGTATGTGTCttaagcacaagatcctatggtacttattggtgaattggtaaagacTCTAAACCTTTATACCAATCCTGGAATTGCTCATcattctaatatgaataataactccaatgcTAGAGttgtatctaaaaagttttagatgcaaaatgcTTAATCTAATTGAGTCTATCTGACATGGTTCTTATACTTCATCTCAATACTGTTTGTGACCATTCTTCTTTTactgttttgttttcttttatacttttaGGATTTACATTGCacaacattcatgcatttcatgataGGTTGTTTTTGCTAttccttttaaaataaattttgtttaaaaaaaaataaaaatgaaatttgtgttttgtATCTTGGATTTGTAACCAAGGTTgaccatattatctttacataacatgccttgtgtaccttgtttagcttagatcaactttttttttttttttttacactttgcTAGGTTTAgctatgtagtgcatgttgtgtagagaattgtttgtagtttttgatcacttgatcttgattttgaagtcacatacTTTTGATTGTTAGGACTTGAACTTAAtgagaaaaacataaataaccatctcaccactatttactagccaatcatgaacccTTAGCGCATATCATAAAATTTATTGcttgagaaagtgtagcacatgtacaaaaagaatataagatGTAGCCTCGGATTAAtactaaaattggtgtgtacattattgggctaTAATAAAGATAacacaatgaaataaaattgatgTGTACATTATCTGGCTAATGTAATAATttcacaatgaaataaaattggtgtgtacattatgaggcaaaaaaaaaaaaaaaattatatgattgcaagcttatttCTAGAAGATGTGAAAGTTATATGatataactctttaggtgatagtttctttcaaacttatgtgatgaattttgtataaattataatcaattactatctacatatcacctcacatataTCTTATGCTATTGCTAATTGCACACATTACACAAGTTATTTTgtgctaaacttagtacataAAATTATGTGTGAATGTgttttggccatccaagattatacattccttgattttgatgcaaaatgtgtttaatgtttcagTTTTGGGAACAAGAAGgttgaaaatattgtttttggaagatctaggttgaattcaagtgtttttgaaaaaaatttaaactcatACTCACGCATTTCATCCATGAAATATTGTGTTTTAAGTGGTTTCTGCATAAAATTgcttagtttttcaaaaatctaatttttctagATTTTCGGTCAATCGAAGCTATTGCTCAACCGATCGAAATTGCAATATAAAATTTGGTTTGAATCTGCTTGGCTCGATCGGTGCTCAATTGatgctcgatcaatcgaagctcaatttcgaccgatcgaaattcgAACCGTGAGTGTTTTAAAAAGAGTTTTCTTTCGtgttcttcattcttttcaaaacttttcaaacaCTCTTCTCACTACTTTTCTTCGACCGATCCAATCTAAGCcttttttgtcgttttcttcCACAAATCTCTCAACGGTTTTTGTCCTCAAGCATTGGTAAGTCTCttttaccctttctttttccaattaaatcacatgattcatgcattttcattcatttttgttgaaaattttgaaccaagcattttagggatttttgtttatttcatttgtttttaatcatttttaatcAAAGAGTTTTTGTTCTTAGATGATATAAACATGATCCTCATgcattaatttgatcaattttgtgatttGAGGAAAACTATAATTTCTAGTGCTTGGAACTTTGTGAAATTGGGgatttttgttcaattgggctaaaattgatgaaattgacttGTGTTATTGTTACATTTAATCATTATATGATGTTTCCTAACTAGTATggtgattaattaatcaatttggttgaatttttgaaattgggtttttcaaaatttggggtttttggacTAAAATTCTATGTTGAAGTCAATTGATGGTTTATGAAGTAAAAGTGAACAGATTTCAATGCATTAAAGCATGCATCATATGTGCATTCAttacatgcatcatatagattgttatttattgAGATTTTTGTGCTCTAACCCACTCTAATGCAGTTTGCCctttggttttctttctttgtttctgtctttcctttctttcaacccttagcatcatggttaggaagactagagccaaGAAAACCACCACCCCTTCTACCCCTATGTTCTAGAGTGATAGGTTTAGAACcgagaaaaaccaagaaacctATGAGAAGCTGAATATCTTTAGGTCGGTGTAGGCTGAGCGTAAGGTCATTTTAGATGAGTTTGATCCGGAGATACGTAGGAATTTTGAGCGTAGGGGCTGGTTACCACTTTTAGAGGTTGAGCATCCTCCTCCAGCTgctttgattagagagttctacttgAACCTCTCTATCCACTTCGATGATTCCAACATTCAGTTTGTGAAGAGTATGTCATAACTCATGCTGTACCTTTGGTACGACATCCCGTGTACCCTTACATTGAGACCCCTCCCCTTGATGACATCATGTCTTTCATCACCGGTACTTCCATTAGTTGGGGAAATGATCCTCATGTCACTTCCCATTAGCTTACTGAGctcaattatttgtttttccaGATTTCTTGTCACTCCatttggcctatctctcatTTACATACTATACCCATTGAGAGATGTGCGTTTTTGTTTACCGATACTCCTACGAGTTTTCCTGCTGTTTTTATTAGATCACTTGTTGAGGTTCATAAGAGTAGTGCAAAATCTCATGGTCTTTTCTTTCCAGTTTTTATTCATAGGATTCTTTTAGACTTGGGTTTAAAGGATTTTCCTGCATCCAAGCCTTTGTCCATACCATAactcctataggtgccacctttcttaggcaaAGAGCGGCTCAGTTGAAAGCTAGCTCTAAATGCCCTAGAATTGAGTCTTCTACAAGTGATGCATCTAGGTCTCTTACTTCTGGTGACCCTATTGCTGAGGAGTATGTGACCCTACCACTGCCGTGGATCCTTTACCTTCTTCATCAAGTGACTTGTCCTTGCAGAGCATGCTGGATACAATTATGACTGTTTAGGCGGCGTATGGACAGATTTTGTTGGATGTGTTCATTGAGCTTCAGGCTTTACGAGCAAATTTGATAGGTGTTAGAGGTTCTACTCCACCGCCTCCAccttttgatgatgattcttgattgccctttggcaatttgtcacaaaaagggggagtacatatgcATGGAGATAGGGGGAGTTTTGGAGTTtatagattgtatctaggagcTTTTTgatgtatttcattttttggcTTATgatgtatttcttttttatgggtTGTATATGTTAAGGGGGGACATTAtgctttgtgttttgtttctttctttgtttcttgtttcgCATATGGTACATTTGGTTATTGATTTATATCAtaaggttattcatgatatatgtcttttaggttatgttttgtgaaatcaagaatttattttggtttacttgtattttccacacatgcgtttatgtgtttgttgagcGTTTCAGGAATTTACTGGTTAATTCAGTCGTGGCTGCTGTCTACATtggcaactgatagatagtagttaggttgaattgtatTTAGGGCATTTTAATTTGATTGGGCTGTTTttacatagagtctaggtttaggcttgctcaaagtttgtctatttgtaaaattggaatcgagcAATTGCAGAAATTATTGGACTTAATTTGcaagactcgatcgatcgaaaattagacttgatcgatcgaaccacgtgcaaatttatttttctgcagaattttcaaTTCAGCTcaagcccgtttgacgtgtagagttttgtgttttactccaagtataaaaggaaaaaccctaactacgttttagaagtcttttTGATGGTTGTGTGTTGAaacttttgtgagatctagaagtGTTTAATTTCATAAACACTTCGGGTTATTAAAATCAAGATTCATATTAAGAGCTTGATGATCttttcagttgctgcataaagaactttaaagaagatctgaaacctttgagtgggtctcaaagtcacaagtaggagaacttatGATTGTAatggatcaaagaaagaagtagtccgtggactcggagctatcacatggtcgtgatagtaagttttctactcgtggtagtaataggatgttagtggtctaagtcttattgtacaaatttcaattctttcataacggatctgttttaccttgagaatagttaaATTAAATCCTCCTCAAGTTTTTTACCCGTtaggttttcctgggttatcatatcgttgtgttctttatattttcgcattatttacatgatatgattttattgtgttaacttAGGATGGAATAATCTAAGTGACCACTtgactaaataactaggttaaacaacttgtattaagaggtctaaaaacgtacatgaaatgatgggtttttttttctttaagcaATTTTTGTGATAAAATTAATCTTTTTGCTGAACAAATACAGAATTTTAACACCAGCCTCCTAAAGAACACAATCCGCAGCAATACAGTTCTCTATATAAGACCAGGAATGATTTCAATTCAATTTCTCAAATTTGTATAACAAATAACAAACTCTGGTATATAATTGGAGAGCCAAATAAGGCCATGATGCCCAAAGACTTGAAAGTCTTAAGTGGGCAAAAGGAGGCCCTAAAAAAATCACTAATAGGTGATAATAATCATAAGAACAAATACAGGGACAAAAAAGGACTCATTTGGACATCTCAGTGAAAAGAGCCTTTACACAAAATGGAGCCATCACCACTAGTGATGATAGCTCATATGCTACGTGTTTGATGAAGTAATGTTAactcagttttaacttttaaccaCCACTTGTGGTGGTTTGGTACAATTCTCTATAAAGGCTCTATTACAGCATATGGATTCATACTGTCATATTCCAAGAAACAAAGTTTAATGATTCCACCTGTTTGAGACATCCACATGCTCCCTGACTTCTTTACTCTCATCTGTAGTAATGTATGtcatttaaatcaaaattttaaaggtaCTGAGTTTGTATTCTTTCTCTGTTCTCTTCCCACCACAGCTTTGCATGCACCTCCCCAAACTTTTCACGGCTGtgcaaatgaaaatgaaaattgtcaAGACACCTACCTCACCCTATAAGCAAAAGATTCCATTAAATGCCAAAAACTATTCATGAATTTTAATGTGTATCTGCCATTACCTTTAAAGTTGGTGAGTATTTAAAAAGAAGGTAATACATTGATGACATTACATGAAATTATCCCATTTTTCTCCAGTTAATCTAAAATCTAAAGTTCAATAAATAAGGCAACTGAAATTGATTCCAAGCCAACATATCATATCAGTTTATTAATCCTGGGAATGGTGTTTTGAAGTTGGGAAAATTCTACTCAATCATAATTCCATTTTTCTGTGGTTTCTGAaaactattaattaaattaatatgcTCTCTTAGGCAGCCTAGGAATCTGAGGAAATGAAAATTTCGAGTTCggagtttataaaaattaaagaactgAGTCCTCTAAGTTCATAAATCTTTTTCATCCTCAGCCTTCTTGGCCACCAAATGATGCTACAAGAAACATGATGTAAAAGATGATTTCATTACCTGAACCTGACACGCCGAAGCTCCCTAGTACCATCAGCTAACTGCCTGATGGTAATGTACACCCCAGGTTCATCTTCCTCAACCCATTCTGTCTCCAGGTCACTGGCATTGCTAATGGAAACTGAAGCCTCATCCCTAGATGAGGTTGTCGTCCGTGATGCATCCATATATGATGTCCCCATACCATACGCACTTGATCCTGCATTGTAATTGTGCCCACCACCTTGATCCATAGGGTCAGATGGATAATACCCTTTACTTCCAGACGGTCTATAGTGGTTCCTTGGTGTCCACTCCTTGTTGAATGATGAAGCAACAGGGCTCCCCCTTGCTGATCCCAGCTTTGTGTATGTAGAATCTCTAGGCTGTTGAAGAGTACAAGCATCTGTTAGTACATTATAAATTAGCTATCTTTATTCGAACTAGAGAAACAAATATTTAaggcaaattacattttaaatgtAAACCGCATAGTTTAGGGATGGTTTTCAAATTAATCCCTCCACATTCAAAAACATTTCAATTTAAACCATTGCCAAATATCTGTCTAATGCAAGTTGTTATATCAAATGATCTACCAGAAAGTTATTGATGTAAGGAGTTCagtcaattttatttcataacttattatttttcaagaattttttttaaattattttttaactttaaactagatttctttttaaatcttGAATTTAGAGACATCTCTCTAAGATTGGCGATGATTCTAAGCACCCTTAGGTGGTGAAACTAAAGGGTTTTCATGCAGATTCTAGGTGGTGAAACCCAAGATTTGTCCTGTTTTATCTTCTTTTCCCCAACAACCTGTTCTGACAGAGTTATGAGTCTGAGGAATGCTGTTCTTATCATTCAAAATAGATGAATAAAGCCATTCGTCCCAGCCCAAGGAGATTCAATGGCTTTATTGACTATTTGGTCCATGTTCACAATTAAGGAAAATAAAGAGCTCACTTGTAGGCATTTAAGAGGTTTTATAAAGACCCgaaatttgaagttttcttATATAGACAAGGTTTTAACATGACTAGAGGAAAAGCATTGTTCTTACTCTAGATTATGGAATGAATTATTCTATAATGCTATTTATGCTAGACTTAATATGCTAATCAAGTGAAAAGACATAAGAAGCAGTTTACCTCATCATCCGCCCTTGGAGGAGTGTGAAGAGCTTGCCGGTTGAATCTCTGGACATTGTAAAGCTCCATGATCCGATCATAATTCTCACCCCACCATCGCTGAGCTTG
The sequence above is drawn from the Quercus lobata isolate SW786 chromosome 12, ValleyOak3.0 Primary Assembly, whole genome shotgun sequence genome and encodes:
- the LOC115970838 gene encoding protein BREVIS RADIX isoform X1, which encodes MFTCIACSKPEDGGDDEGGVRGSGTPSTKEAVKSLTAQIKDMALKFSGAYKQCKPCTGSSSYKRGQRPYPDFDTASEGVPYPYLGAASSSSTPAWDFTSSSHHPTTRSDSRFTGVFRGDQTPGGMSISAQSCDVVLEDEDEPKEWMAQVEPGVHITFVSLPNGGNDLKRIRFSREMFNKWQAQRWWGENYDRIMELYNVQRFNRQALHTPPRADDEPRDSTYTKLGSARGSPVASSFNKEWTPRNHYRPSGSKGYYPSDPMDQGGGHNYNAGSSAYGMGTSYMDASRTTTSSRDEASVSISNASDLETEWVEEDEPGVYITIRQLADGTRELRRVRFSREKFGEVHAKLWWEENRERIQTQYL